TGGTGCGATCAATATCCCCCTCTACACATTACATAAAAAACTCAAAGAAATACCGAAAAACCGGCCTGTCATTGTCGTTGATGAGAGCGGGAAAAGGTCCTTTCTCGCATGTTGTTATCTCATCAATAACGGTTTTAAGGATGTGGTAAGGCTCTATGGGGGGATGAAACACGAAGAACCCCGGAAGGGGAAAAAGGGATAGTATATGACAGATAAAAGCTGGACTATAGCCCTTTTGCTCTCTGTTTTTCTTTTAATGCTTTCCGGCCACGCCTACCCCTCCAACGTAAAGATAAACTGTACAGACTGCCATGACAACAATAAATTCAAGACCCACTACAAAGGATCGGTACATGGAAATATCGGGTGCACAGGCTGTCATACAAGCTTCGAGAGTTTAGACAGACATGTCATTTTAAAAGAAAAACCTCTTCTGGTCTCCTGCGGAAAATGTCATAGTGAGGTTGAAAAGGCATACAAAAACAACTTCCATTACCTCTATGAGGATTTTCGTTGCTATGACTGTCACTACGAAATCCACTCACTAAAACCGGAAAAAGACAACTTCAAGATCGCCGTAACGAAAAACTGCACAAAATGTCACGCCAACAATGAGTATGTTCTATCAGGTCATGGCGCTGCAGTCATGAAAGGGAATAAAGATTCAGCAACATGCAGTGACTGTCACGGTTTGCACGATACAAAGGCTTACCATACGTCCAGCGAGAAGTATGCCCTGGAGGCGCGGGAATTTTACAACAGGACGTGTAAGTCCTGCCACTCTGACAGGGAAATGATGAAACGGAATAACCTTTCCCCTGATACCGTCAAATACTATGAAGAAACATATCACGGCAAGGTACAGGATTTGGGATACCCCACAAGCGTTGCCGGGTGCGCGGACTGCCATACCACACACAATATCCTTGCAAAAGACCATCCTGACTCGTCAATAAACCCGAAGAACCTGACAAAGAACTGTGAAAAGTGCCACCATGGAATACATCCACGCTTTGCCGAATACAAGGCACATCCCGATTACAAAGACAGGAAAAGATACCCATTGTTGTACCTAAGTTTTATCACCATGGTAGCACTCCTCCTGACAACATTCGGTTTCTACTGGACCCACACCCTCCTCTGGTGGAGAAAAGTTTACTGGGAAAAACATAGACTGGAAGAACTCGGTATAAAGCCTGAAAGCCCATTTACCCATGAAGAAGGTATTCAGGAAATCAGGCGGTTTTCAATAAAAGACCGCGTGATGCACCTCCTTCTGATTCTTTCCTTCTTCGGTCTCGTCATAACCGGTTTTCCCATAAAATACCACAGTACGCCCTGGGCAAAAGTCCTCATTCAGGTTATGGGTGGAGCCCATAACGCAGGCTTGTACCACAGGGCGGCAGCAATCGTTCTTATCGGGCTGTTTTTTATTGCCCTGTGGAGATGTCTCCATTTTATCTTTCCGAAGGGTTTCGGCAGAGAAGGGAGGAAAGGATGGATGGAGAGGCTCTTCGGACCTGATTCCCTTATGCCTAATATCCATGACTGGCAGCAGTTCAAGGGTATGGTAAAATGGTTTTTCAACAAAGGTGAATACCCGAAGTTCGATAGATGGACCTACTGGGAAAAATTTGACTTTCTTGCCATCTTCTGGGGTATGGTTATCATCGGTGGTTCAGGGATCACCCTGTGGGCCCCGGAAACGGCATCGTATATATATCCCGGATGGGTCTTTAATATTGCAAGTATCTTTCATTCTGAAGAAGCGCTCCTGGCGGCCATCTTCATATTCACGGTCCATTTTTTTAATACACACCTTATTCCTACGAAATTTCCCATGGACCCTATCATCTTTACGGGCAGTTATAAACTCGAGGAATTATGGAGATTCAGAACCCTTGAATATGAAAGGTTGGTGAGGGAGAAGAAACTTGATGACCTGAAGATCAAACACCCGGGCATATCGTTGAAGCTTATCTCGTCCATGTTCGGCCACGCGAGCCTGTGGATTGGCCTTCTTTTTACCCTTATTCTCCTGTGGACCTTCTTCTTTGCCTAACCAGCCCATAAATTCAAAACGGCTTGTTACCTTCCTGTCTTTGTTGTCTGTATTCCCTGGCCTGCTTTAAGACCTTTGCACGGTAAAACAACTTTACAGGAAGGAGTGTGTGCCTGCGAGTTAGCACCTACCGTTGATGTTTGAAAACCCTCAGATATAGATTGTTACCATGAGAAAGAGAGAACACAAAGATTAACGGGGGCTGCAAGAC
The DNA window shown above is from Pseudomonadota bacterium and carries:
- a CDS encoding cytochrome C, producing MTDKSWTIALLLSVFLLMLSGHAYPSNVKINCTDCHDNNKFKTHYKGSVHGNIGCTGCHTSFESLDRHVILKEKPLLVSCGKCHSEVEKAYKNNFHYLYEDFRCYDCHYEIHSLKPEKDNFKIAVTKNCTKCHANNEYVLSGHGAAVMKGNKDSATCSDCHGLHDTKAYHTSSEKYALEAREFYNRTCKSCHSDREMMKRNNLSPDTVKYYEETYHGKVQDLGYPTSVAGCADCHTTHNILAKDHPDSSINPKNLTKNCEKCHHGIHPRFAEYKAHPDYKDRKRYPLLYLSFITMVALLLTTFGFYWTHTLLWWRKVYWEKHRLEELGIKPESPFTHEEGIQEIRRFSIKDRVMHLLLILSFFGLVITGFPIKYHSTPWAKVLIQVMGGAHNAGLYHRAAAIVLIGLFFIALWRCLHFIFPKGFGREGRKGWMERLFGPDSLMPNIHDWQQFKGMVKWFFNKGEYPKFDRWTYWEKFDFLAIFWGMVIIGGSGITLWAPETASYIYPGWVFNIASIFHSEEALLAAIFIFTVHFFNTHLIPTKFPMDPIIFTGSYKLEELWRFRTLEYERLVREKKLDDLKIKHPGISLKLISSMFGHASLWIGLLFTLILLWTFFFA